One genomic window of Mucilaginibacter sp. SJ includes the following:
- a CDS encoding ZIP family metal transporter has protein sequence MGYWKILLLFFAAFFGGTSVFLFKGDNHKTLKLVLSFSGAYLFGITVLHLIPDAYHGNDNYVGVFILVGFLFQIVLEQFSDGIEHGHMHKHPHDMAVFPIGIMASLCLHAFLEGMPLAQGNQDQLVYGIALHHIPAAFALATVLLTNKQGKNKTILFVAVFAVMAPAGYFFSDALSSGNIGNLQHYFNRIMGVVIGIFLHISTTILFESSADHRFNMRKMMAVLAGVTIALLGFLKEL, from the coding sequence ATGGGATATTGGAAAATTCTGCTGCTTTTTTTTGCTGCCTTTTTTGGCGGTACTTCTGTATTTTTATTTAAAGGCGATAACCACAAAACGCTGAAGCTGGTGCTGTCGTTCAGCGGGGCTTACCTGTTTGGTATTACCGTTTTGCACCTGATTCCCGATGCTTACCACGGTAATGATAACTACGTTGGCGTATTCATATTGGTCGGCTTCCTGTTCCAGATTGTGCTTGAACAATTTTCGGACGGGATTGAGCACGGCCACATGCACAAACATCCGCATGATATGGCAGTTTTCCCAATTGGCATCATGGCAAGTCTCTGCCTGCACGCTTTTTTGGAGGGAATGCCGCTTGCTCAGGGCAACCAGGACCAATTAGTTTACGGCATTGCCTTACATCATATCCCGGCGGCATTCGCACTGGCTACAGTGTTGCTCACTAACAAACAAGGTAAAAACAAAACCATACTTTTTGTGGCGGTATTCGCGGTAATGGCCCCGGCAGGATATTTTTTCAGCGATGCGTTAAGCAGCGGAAACATCGGTAACCTGCAACATTATTTTAACAGGATCATGGGCGTTGTTATCGGCATCTTCCTGCATATCTCCACCACTATCCTCTTTGAATCGAGTGCTGATCACCGTTTCAATATGCGTAAAATGATGGCGGTATTGGCGGGTGTGACCATTGCGCTGCTGGGGTTTTTGAAAGAGTTGTAG
- the argB gene encoding acetylglutamate kinase: MNKIDTDHIKTGKLPSNKGLYIIKIGGNVIDNSENLYHFLKDFEALEGLKILVHGGGKVATQMAEDLGIESKMVDGRRITDIETLRVVTMVYGGLINKNIVAQLQRFGNNAIGLTGADGNFIKAVKRPVKTIDYGFVGDIVKDSINPGNISRLMEAGFTPVFCAITHDGEGQLLNTNADTIASALAVSLSGLYETTLIYCFEKKGVLKDINDEESLIREINPQHYEELKVERIIHSGMLPKLDNAFTAIACGVKAVIIGKSDDLGQLKDNKPFGTRLTKNA, from the coding sequence ATGAATAAAATTGATACAGATCATATCAAAACAGGTAAATTACCATCAAATAAGGGCCTTTATATAATCAAAATAGGTGGAAACGTTATTGATAACTCTGAAAACCTGTATCATTTTTTAAAGGACTTTGAAGCGCTTGAAGGCTTAAAGATCCTGGTACACGGAGGTGGAAAAGTGGCCACACAAATGGCCGAGGATTTAGGTATTGAATCAAAAATGGTTGATGGAAGACGCATCACCGATATTGAAACGCTGAGGGTGGTTACCATGGTTTATGGGGGCCTTATCAACAAAAATATAGTAGCCCAGTTGCAGCGCTTTGGCAACAACGCCATAGGCCTGACCGGTGCCGATGGCAACTTTATTAAAGCGGTTAAACGGCCGGTAAAAACTATTGACTATGGTTTTGTAGGCGATATTGTTAAAGACTCTATCAACCCCGGAAATATCAGCCGGTTGATGGAAGCAGGCTTTACCCCCGTTTTCTGTGCTATAACGCACGATGGTGAAGGTCAGCTGTTAAATACCAACGCCGATACCATTGCTTCAGCACTGGCTGTATCGTTATCGGGATTATATGAAACCACCCTCATATACTGTTTTGAGAAAAAAGGTGTGTTAAAAGATATTAATGACGAAGAATCGCTGATCAGGGAAATTAACCCGCAGCACTACGAGGAACTAAAAGTGGAAAGGATAATACACAGTGGTATGCTACCTAAACTTGATAACGCTTTTACCGCAATTGCCTGTGGTGTAAAGGCAGTAATTATTGGCAAGTCAGATGATCTTGGTCAATTGAAAGATAACAAACCATTTGGAACACGTTTAACTAAAAACGCATGA
- the proC gene encoding pyrroline-5-carboxylate reductase: MNAQQHISILGSGNIGLSLAKGLVKSGICKPQQISLTRRNVAALSQYSEQGYHVSDNNLRAVRKADIIVLAVLPQQLNKLLDEIKPSLKPDKQLLISVISGVSCADIRQHLDLNVQVIRAMPNTAIAIGHSMTCIATDNGTNKNINMTKSLFDTVGVTIQINEELMTSATALCACGIAFFLRSIRAASQGGTEIGFHAHDALKMAAQTAKGAADLLLQLASHPEQEIDKVTSPSGCTIAGLNEMEHHGFSSAMIKGIRLSAEKAGDLYKKDS, from the coding sequence ATGAACGCACAACAGCATATTTCAATATTAGGCTCCGGTAACATAGGCCTGTCATTAGCCAAAGGTTTGGTTAAATCGGGTATTTGCAAACCCCAGCAAATATCATTAACACGCCGCAATGTAGCCGCATTGTCTCAATATTCAGAACAGGGGTACCATGTATCAGACAATAACCTCCGTGCCGTGCGCAAAGCTGACATTATTGTACTGGCCGTACTGCCGCAACAACTTAATAAACTGTTAGACGAGATCAAACCTTCGTTAAAGCCGGATAAGCAATTATTGATATCTGTTATCTCCGGCGTTAGCTGTGCCGATATCCGCCAGCACCTTGACCTCAATGTACAGGTGATCAGGGCAATGCCGAACACCGCGATTGCGATAGGCCACTCCATGACCTGTATCGCTACAGATAACGGCACCAATAAAAATATCAACATGACCAAATCATTGTTTGATACGGTTGGTGTAACTATCCAGATCAATGAAGAATTGATGACCTCGGCCACGGCTCTTTGTGCCTGTGGTATCGCTTTCTTTTTAAGGTCGATCCGCGCTGCTTCACAAGGCGGAACAGAGATTGGCTTTCATGCGCATGACGCCTTAAAGATGGCAGCCCAAACAGCCAAGGGAGCGGCCGACTTGTTACTACAACTGGCATCGCACCCCGAGCAGGAAATTGATAAGGTAACCTCACCAAGCGGCTGTACCATTGCCGGCTTAAATGAAATGGAGCACCACGGTTTCAGCTCGGCCATGATCAAGGGCATCCGCCTTTCGGCCGAAAAAGCAGGTGATTTGTATAAAAAGGATAGTTAA
- a CDS encoding aspartate kinase, whose protein sequence is MLTVEKIGGTSMTALGDVIKNIILFERSGEQLYNRIFVVSAFSGVTNLLLENKKTGAPGVYHKLANYKDFHTPLKQLITRLKQINKTYESLGLNIAEADKYIETRINDAQTYLENLANILASGYVGKEGILQAAREILASIGESHSAFNFTNILQNMGINATLVDLSGFHDHRALTIDQRIKKDLAHIDFSKTITIVTGYAKGTEGIMREFDRGYSEVTFSKIAVAVQPQEAIIHKEYHLCTADPQLVGVENCFPVGNTNYDVADQLADVGMEAIHPKASKPLEINDIDLRIKNTFQPEHPGTLITREYICDKKRVEVITGTDKVIMIDIYDPSMVGNVGTDFHIMQLFYKFGVSYSFKATSANSISIVIWEKDYNKKLIGELEDNYEKVAVEKMAMVCLIGSNMDQPGLLAKSATALAQKGINIKSCGFALRMVNIQFLIAREDFDEAIRALNKAMC, encoded by the coding sequence ATGTTAACAGTAGAAAAAATTGGCGGTACATCCATGACCGCTTTGGGTGATGTGATCAAAAACATTATCCTGTTTGAACGCAGCGGGGAACAACTTTACAACCGCATATTTGTAGTATCGGCATTTTCAGGGGTAACCAACCTCCTGCTCGAAAACAAAAAGACAGGCGCGCCGGGCGTATATCACAAGCTTGCCAATTATAAGGACTTCCATACGCCGTTAAAACAATTGATTACGCGCCTAAAGCAGATCAATAAAACCTATGAAAGCCTTGGTTTGAACATAGCCGAAGCCGATAAGTACATTGAAACAAGGATCAACGATGCTCAAACCTATCTGGAGAACCTGGCTAATATTCTGGCATCAGGGTATGTAGGTAAAGAAGGTATTTTACAGGCCGCGAGAGAGATCCTGGCATCTATAGGTGAAAGCCATTCGGCATTTAACTTTACCAATATCCTGCAAAATATGGGTATCAATGCTACTTTGGTCGACCTGAGCGGTTTTCACGACCACCGTGCATTAACCATTGATCAACGCATTAAGAAAGACCTTGCCCATATTGATTTTTCAAAAACCATTACCATTGTTACCGGCTATGCCAAAGGTACCGAAGGTATTATGCGCGAGTTCGACCGCGGCTATTCGGAAGTTACTTTCAGTAAAATTGCCGTTGCTGTACAGCCGCAGGAAGCCATTATTCACAAAGAATACCACCTTTGCACTGCCGACCCTCAGTTGGTTGGCGTTGAAAACTGTTTCCCGGTAGGTAACACCAACTATGATGTTGCCGATCAGCTGGCCGACGTGGGCATGGAGGCTATCCACCCTAAAGCGTCAAAACCGCTTGAAATAAATGATATCGACCTGCGAATCAAGAATACCTTTCAGCCGGAACATCCCGGTACGTTAATAACCCGCGAATATATTTGTGATAAAAAGCGTGTCGAGGTAATCACCGGCACCGATAAGGTGATCATGATCGATATTTATGACCCCTCAATGGTTGGTAACGTAGGTACCGATTTTCATATCATGCAGCTGTTTTACAAGTTTGGCGTTAGCTATAGCTTTAAGGCCACCAGCGCCAACAGCATTTCTATCGTGATATGGGAGAAGGACTACAATAAAAAACTGATTGGAGAACTGGAAGATAATTACGAAAAAGTTGCTGTGGAAAAAATGGCGATGGTTTGCCTGATAGGTTCCAACATGGATCAGCCGGGTTTACTGGCAAAATCCGCAACAGCATTGGCCCAAAAAGGGATCAACATCAAAAGCTGCGGCTTTGCATTAAGAATGGTGAACATCCAGTTTTTGATAGCCCGCGAAGATTTCGATGAGGCGATCCGCGCCTTGAACAAGGCGATGTGCTAA
- a CDS encoding S9 family peptidase produces the protein MRKLLLSACLLLAIGFHVSAQKTAKKPLDHTVFDGWQSIAGQRISNDGKWIGYVIKPQQGDAELIIKDARNATLVKIPRADTIKISSDSKFAVCLIRPFYKDTRQAKIKKKKQADFPKDTLGIITLGSLSVRKVPAIRSFKIAEDAAVIAYLATADTLKKPASGDTTKKAIAATVAPPTHEGADLTIKKLKTAAERSFKYVTEYQVSKNGKWIAFAVTAPAKQKETVSGLYLFDLEKNAVKRLSTGRGNYHNISIDDAGRQIAFTAEKNPEKTLVKPFKLYYYNTAKDSAEVIAAAGSAGIPDNWAVSGDGKVSFSKSGNSLFFGTAPIPKPADTTLVDFEVAKLDIWNYKDDYLQPQQLKNLQTELKRSYLAVIKPEETNAKIIQLGSKAIPEILTAENKDARYVLGLTDTGARVSAQWEGGTKQQAILIDTRSGNHRFINASLGRYYISPQGNYVLWFDLKDQAWYCYTIATGQKINLSKATGTRMGDELNDVPGYPSAYGVAGWLAGDKAVFIYDRYDIWRFDPATGDAFNFTKGIGRKNKLIIRYDQTDPEQKFIPLKEPMWLLTQNEETRQWGYFQKLPEANNQPEKMVIASMSYDNLLKAKNAEAYIYTKASYKQSPDLYFSSDLKKEIKLSSINLQQNDYNWGTAELVRWTTPKGYQSQGILYKPEDFDPAKKYPMIVYFYEKLSDGLYNYIAPAPTPSRLPISFFVSNGYLVFAPDISYQTGHPGASAVEFVNSGVDALKKNTWVDAAHIGLQGQSWGGYQVAYLITQTNMYAAAWAGAPVANMTSAYGGIRWESGLNRQFQYEKSQSRIGATLWEKPELYIENSPLFQLPKVKTPVMIMSNDADGAVPWYQGIEMFTALRRLGKPVWLLQYNGEAHNLVLRQNRKDITIREQQFFDHFLKGAPTPVWMDKGVPAVDKGKDWGLELEK, from the coding sequence ATGCGTAAACTTTTACTATCAGCCTGCCTGTTATTAGCTATTGGGTTTCATGTATCTGCTCAAAAAACAGCTAAAAAACCTTTAGACCATACTGTGTTTGACGGATGGCAAAGTATAGCAGGGCAACGCATCAGCAATGATGGTAAATGGATAGGTTACGTCATAAAGCCGCAGCAGGGCGATGCTGAACTGATTATAAAAGACGCCAGGAACGCTACTTTGGTAAAAATTCCGAGAGCTGACACAATTAAGATAAGCAGCGATTCAAAATTTGCTGTATGCCTTATCCGGCCTTTTTATAAGGATACCAGGCAGGCCAAAATAAAGAAGAAAAAGCAGGCCGATTTCCCTAAAGATACATTAGGTATAATTACTTTAGGATCATTATCCGTAAGGAAAGTCCCGGCTATCCGTTCATTTAAAATAGCCGAAGATGCAGCTGTTATTGCCTACCTGGCAACAGCCGATACGCTTAAAAAACCAGCATCAGGCGATACCACAAAAAAAGCGATAGCTGCAACTGTAGCCCCGCCTACACATGAAGGTGCAGATTTAACTATTAAAAAGTTAAAAACCGCCGCCGAACGCTCTTTTAAATATGTTACAGAATACCAGGTCAGTAAAAATGGAAAATGGATTGCGTTTGCTGTAACAGCGCCGGCTAAACAAAAAGAGACTGTATCTGGTCTGTATCTATTTGATTTGGAAAAAAACGCGGTCAAACGGTTAAGCACCGGCAGAGGGAATTACCATAATATCAGTATTGATGATGCCGGGCGCCAGATAGCTTTTACTGCCGAGAAAAATCCGGAAAAAACACTGGTAAAACCCTTTAAGCTTTATTACTACAATACGGCAAAAGATAGCGCGGAAGTTATTGCCGCTGCCGGATCTGCAGGCATACCCGATAACTGGGCGGTAAGTGGCGACGGCAAAGTAAGCTTTAGCAAAAGCGGCAATAGCCTTTTCTTTGGCACTGCGCCTATCCCCAAGCCTGCCGATACCACCCTTGTTGATTTTGAGGTAGCCAAGCTGGATATCTGGAACTACAAAGATGATTACCTGCAGCCCCAGCAGCTCAAAAACCTGCAAACCGAGCTAAAGCGTAGCTATCTTGCTGTCATAAAACCTGAAGAAACGAACGCCAAAATTATTCAATTAGGTAGCAAGGCCATCCCAGAAATATTAACTGCCGAAAATAAAGATGCCCGCTATGTATTAGGACTTACAGATACCGGAGCCCGCGTGTCGGCCCAGTGGGAAGGCGGCACCAAACAACAAGCCATTTTAATTGATACCCGGAGCGGCAATCACAGGTTTATTAATGCCTCTTTGGGCCGTTATTATATCTCGCCGCAGGGCAATTATGTGCTGTGGTTTGATCTCAAAGATCAGGCCTGGTACTGTTATACCATTGCAACCGGGCAAAAAATAAACCTGAGCAAAGCGACCGGCACCAGAATGGGCGACGAACTGAACGACGTGCCAGGGTATCCTTCAGCTTACGGTGTGGCAGGCTGGTTAGCAGGAGACAAGGCTGTATTTATTTATGACCGGTACGACATATGGCGTTTTGACCCGGCAACGGGCGACGCGTTTAACTTCACCAAAGGCATCGGGCGCAAAAACAAACTGATCATCAGGTATGATCAAACAGACCCGGAGCAAAAATTCATCCCCCTGAAAGAGCCTATGTGGCTGTTAACCCAAAACGAAGAAACCAGGCAATGGGGATATTTTCAAAAACTTCCTGAAGCGAACAATCAACCCGAAAAAATGGTCATCGCCTCCATGAGTTATGATAACCTGCTGAAAGCTAAAAATGCCGAAGCTTACATCTACACCAAAGCAAGCTATAAACAGTCGCCTGATTTGTACTTTTCATCTGATTTGAAGAAAGAGATCAAGCTGAGCAGCATCAACCTACAACAAAATGATTATAACTGGGGCACTGCCGAGCTTGTGAGGTGGACGACACCTAAAGGCTATCAGTCGCAAGGGATCCTGTATAAACCCGAAGATTTTGACCCGGCCAAAAAGTACCCGATGATAGTTTATTTTTATGAGAAACTTTCTGACGGGCTTTATAATTACATTGCACCTGCTCCTACCCCTTCCCGCCTGCCCATCTCATTTTTTGTAAGCAACGGTTATCTTGTGTTCGCGCCTGATATCAGCTATCAAACCGGTCATCCCGGGGCATCTGCGGTCGAGTTTGTAAATTCGGGTGTTGATGCTTTAAAGAAAAACACATGGGTTGATGCTGCACATATTGGCTTACAGGGCCAAAGCTGGGGCGGTTACCAGGTGGCTTACCTCATTACCCAAACAAATATGTACGCGGCAGCCTGGGCAGGCGCGCCGGTAGCTAACATGACTTCGGCCTATGGGGGGATCCGCTGGGAATCGGGACTGAACAGGCAATTCCAATACGAAAAATCACAAAGCCGAATTGGCGCCACACTTTGGGAAAAGCCCGAGCTGTATATCGAAAACTCGCCCTTGTTTCAGTTACCTAAAGTAAAAACACCGGTAATGATCATGAGTAACGATGCCGACGGCGCTGTGCCCTGGTACCAGGGAATTGAAATGTTTACAGCTCTACGCCGTTTAGGTAAACCTGTTTGGTTACTGCAATACAATGGCGAGGCTCATAACCTGGTGCTACGCCAAAACCGCAAAGACATTACTATACGTGAGCAGCAATTCTTCGATCACTTTTTAAAAGGCGCGCCAACGCCGGTTTGGATGGATAAGGGAGTACCTGCGGTTGATAAAGGGAAAGACTGGGGCCTGGAACTGGAAAAATAG
- a CDS encoding phosphatase PAP2 family protein, which translates to MPNYLLNLDRHLFYFINHDLSNSFFDWIMPLLRNPKFWIPLYIFIIIFCLWRYKKTGAVIIVLLAASAGVADFTSGVIIKHNIQRLRPCRDPVVSATDISRVPCGSGYSFPSTHATDHFAMAIFLGFVFFRKWRWIWLWAILWAGSICFAQVYVGVHFPVDVLCGALYGAFVGWLFSLLFKKLQPAF; encoded by the coding sequence ATGCCCAACTATCTTTTAAACCTCGACCGGCATTTATTTTATTTCATTAATCATGACCTGTCCAATTCATTTTTCGACTGGATCATGCCCTTGTTGCGTAACCCCAAATTCTGGATCCCCCTGTATATTTTCATTATCATTTTTTGTTTATGGCGATATAAAAAAACAGGCGCTGTCATTATAGTGCTGCTGGCGGCATCGGCAGGCGTTGCTGATTTCACCAGCGGGGTTATTATCAAGCACAATATTCAGCGGCTTCGCCCTTGCCGTGATCCGGTTGTATCTGCAACCGATATCAGCCGTGTGCCCTGTGGTAGCGGGTATAGTTTCCCATCAACCCACGCCACCGATCATTTTGCCATGGCGATATTCCTTGGCTTTGTGTTTTTCAGAAAATGGAGGTGGATATGGCTTTGGGCGATACTTTGGGCAGGCAGCATTTGCTTTGCACAGGTATATGTGGGGGTGCATTTCCCGGTAGATGTATTGTGCGGTGCTTTATATGGGGCCTTTGTTGGATGGCTGTTTTCATTATTGTTTAAAAAATTACAACCTGCCTTTTAA